From a single Brassica napus cultivar Da-Ae chromosome C9, Da-Ae, whole genome shotgun sequence genomic region:
- the LOC106426632 gene encoding chalcone synthase 3-like yields MIDLKEKFKRMCDKSGIRKRHMHLTEEFLKDNPNMCAYMAPSLDVRQDVVVVEVPKLGKEAAEKAIKEWGQPKSRITHLVFCTTSGVDMPGADYQLTKLLGLCPSVKRLMMYQQGCFAGATVLRLAKDLAENNRGARVLVVCSEIIALIFRGPSDTHLDSLLGQALFSDGAAALVVGSDPDISVGEKPIFEMVSAAQTILPDSDGAINLQLRETGLTFHLLKHVPRLISKNIEKSLHEAFKPLGISDWNSLFWIAHPGGRAILDEVEKKLGLKAEKMRATRHVLSEYGNMTSACVLFILDEMRRKSAEDGVATTGEGLEWGVLFGFGPGLTVETVVLHSVPF; encoded by the exons ATGATCGACCTTAAGGAGAAGTTCAAGCGCATGT GCGACAAATCGGGGATAAGGAAACGGCACATGCACCTGACGGAAGAGTTTCTGAAGGATAATCCAAACATGTGCGCCTACATGGCTCCTTCTCTCGACGTTCGACAGGACGTAGTGGTGGTTGAAGTCCCTAAGCTAGGCAAAGAGGCGGCAGAGAAGGCCATCAAAGAATGGGGTCAGCCCAAGTCCAGGATTACCCACCTTGTCTTCTGCACTACCTCAGGAGTTGACATGCCTGGTGCCGACTACCAGCTCACCAAGCTCCTTGGTCTTTGTCCTTCTGTCAAGCGTCTCATGATGTACCAGCAAGGTTGCTTCGCCGGGGCCACTGTCCTCCGTCTCGCCAAGGACCTCGCCGAGAACAACCGTGGCGCACGTGTTCTCGTCGTCTGCTCCGAGATCATTGCCCTCATCTTCCGTGGCCCCTCTGACACCCACCTTGATTCCCTCCTCGGACAGGCCCTCTTCAGTGACGGCGCCGCCGCACTCGTTGTCGGTTCGGACCCGGATATCTCTGTGGGAGAGAAACCAATCTTTGAGATGGTGTCTGCCGCGCAGACCATCCTCCCAGACTCGGACGGCGCTATAAATTTACAGTTGAGGGAAACGGGACTCACCTTCCATCTCCTGAAGCACGTCCCTAGGCTCATCTCGAAGAACATTGAAAAGAGTCTACACGAGGCGTTTAAACCGCTGGGGATAAGCGACTGGAACTCCCTCTTCTGGATAGCCCATCCTGGTGGTCGAGCGATCCTTGATGAGGTTGAGAAAAAGCTAGGACTCAAGGCAGAGAAGATGAGGGCCACACGTCACGTGTTGAGCGAGTACGGAAACATGACGAGCGCGTGCGTCCTCTTCATATTGGACGAGATGAGGAGGAAGTCCGCCGAAGATGGTGTGGCCACGACAGGAGAAGGGTTGGAGTGGGGTGTCTTGTTTGGTTTCGGACCAGGTCTCACTGTTGAGACAGTAGTCTTGCACAGCGTTCCTTTTTGA